The Pontiella agarivorans genome includes a window with the following:
- a CDS encoding L-fucose/L-arabinose isomerase family protein codes for MKQENTPSYLDLPKTGIAHDGIIKLIPAFPEPRRTRIVVLGCGVRAHFPWDEACRRYNEAVAMVETSVDSGLFEIIRAETPFEDADLMTEFLNRRMQDGIDGLILFHASYTTGELGAILGRWLSMNHVPLLSWSFPDERGERLSANSMCCQNFLLGIFNTLGVKYAWFQQALEEEIHPMVPRFARSVRAVSRFKTGKLLSLGAARVPGFYDCELDELSVMKRYGIRVDRVGIDVIFDRARKFSDDDLKAVRDALLESPRCASNTVSEEQVFQTLRLALGTLDLAAENNYIGCAVKSWPEMFDVYGCASDGAVSLLNDFGLCTTEESDMNGLMSSMALFLISEGKAIPTMMDISIADTVKNRLGIWHCGSSATRLLRKGTCFESRTHSILENADPETAVGMMLEFLLELGEVTMLRYQSPASAAMYGWEGSLQECEAAFRGSYAELEPKAPLTADTIMGTIFDNGLDHHWSLGYGHWLEDIRMMNHWLDVEEIKHTNPGGMSGFSAC; via the coding sequence CGATGGGATCATCAAATTGATTCCTGCCTTTCCTGAACCACGGCGAACGCGCATTGTCGTGTTGGGATGCGGAGTCCGCGCCCACTTTCCGTGGGATGAAGCGTGCCGCCGCTATAACGAAGCTGTGGCTATGGTCGAAACATCCGTAGATTCCGGACTTTTTGAAATTATCCGGGCCGAAACCCCGTTTGAAGATGCAGACCTGATGACAGAATTCCTCAACCGTCGAATGCAGGATGGAATCGATGGACTGATACTATTCCATGCCTCCTACACCACGGGCGAACTGGGGGCGATTCTGGGCCGCTGGCTGAGCATGAACCATGTTCCCCTGCTCAGCTGGTCGTTTCCGGATGAGCGCGGTGAACGGCTTTCCGCCAACAGCATGTGCTGTCAGAATTTCCTGCTCGGAATTTTCAATACGCTGGGGGTGAAATATGCCTGGTTCCAACAAGCGCTTGAAGAGGAGATTCATCCGATGGTTCCGCGGTTTGCCCGCAGTGTCCGTGCGGTTTCGCGGTTCAAAACCGGCAAACTGCTGTCGCTCGGAGCCGCCCGCGTCCCCGGCTTCTACGACTGCGAACTGGATGAACTCAGTGTAATGAAACGTTACGGGATTCGCGTAGACCGGGTCGGCATTGATGTCATTTTCGACCGTGCCCGCAAGTTCAGCGATGACGATTTAAAAGCCGTGCGCGATGCGCTCCTGGAATCTCCGCGATGCGCATCCAACACGGTTTCCGAGGAACAGGTTTTCCAGACACTGCGTCTGGCACTCGGCACGCTGGACCTTGCGGCAGAAAACAACTACATCGGCTGTGCCGTGAAGAGCTGGCCGGAAATGTTCGATGTCTATGGCTGTGCCTCAGACGGTGCGGTTTCGCTGCTGAATGATTTCGGCCTGTGTACTACAGAAGAAAGCGATATGAACGGCCTGATGTCCTCCATGGCCCTTTTCCTGATCTCGGAAGGAAAAGCCATTCCGACGATGATGGATATTTCGATTGCCGATACCGTGAAGAACCGGCTGGGCATCTGGCACTGCGGATCCAGTGCCACCCGTCTGCTGCGCAAAGGCACCTGCTTCGAATCGCGCACCCACTCCATTCTCGAAAATGCCGACCCGGAAACCGCCGTGGGCATGATGCTGGAATTTTTGCTCGAACTGGGCGAAGTCACCATGCTGCGCTACCAGAGCCCGGCGTCGGCCGCCATGTATGGCTGGGAAGGAAGCCTTCAGGAATGCGAAGCCGCCTTCCGCGGCTCCTATGCGGAACTCGAACCGAAAGCTCCTCTCACGGCAGATACGATTATGGGCACCATTTTCGACAACGGGCTCGATCATCACTGGTCCCTGGGCTACGGCCACTGGCTGGAGGATATCCGCATGATGAATCACTGGCTGGATGTTGAAGAAATCAAACATACAAATCCCGGCGGAATGTCTGGATTCAGCGCCTGCTGA